From Sphingomonas bisphenolicum, one genomic window encodes:
- a CDS encoding peptidase associated/transthyretin-like domain-containing protein encodes MPGHDEAHDHGLLHDLQQMRALARENIGRRRTLRLLFSASGAALIGACGGGSGSSGDSTATPTPTPTPTPTPTPTPTGTCIADPEETNGPYPADGSNSSNGSVVNVLDDSGIVRTDIRSSFGSSSGTAAGITMELTITVVNVNSSCAALEGYAVYIWHCTRDGLYSLYTVPGENYLRGVGVTDANGQVTFTSIFPGCYSGRYPHIHFEVYPSLARATSYANRVLTSQFAMPADACNTVYATSGYTSSKSNFASISTSSDNVFGDNTSAQVTAMTPAMTGDVTNGYTGTVTVGLAI; translated from the coding sequence ATGCCTGGACATGATGAGGCGCACGACCATGGGTTGCTGCACGACCTGCAACAGATGCGCGCACTGGCGCGGGAGAATATCGGGCGGCGGCGCACCTTGCGGCTGCTGTTTTCGGCGAGCGGCGCGGCGCTGATCGGCGCATGCGGCGGCGGATCGGGATCGTCGGGCGATTCCACCGCGACGCCGACGCCCACGCCAACGCCGACCCCTACCCCCACGCCGACACCGACCGGCACCTGCATCGCCGACCCGGAGGAAACCAACGGCCCCTATCCGGCCGACGGGTCGAACAGCAGCAACGGCAGCGTGGTCAATGTGCTGGACGACAGCGGCATCGTGCGCACCGACATCCGGTCGAGCTTCGGATCGTCGAGCGGCACCGCAGCCGGCATCACGATGGAGTTGACCATCACAGTCGTCAACGTCAACAGCAGTTGCGCCGCGCTGGAAGGCTATGCCGTCTACATCTGGCATTGCACCCGCGACGGGCTCTATTCGCTCTATACCGTGCCGGGCGAAAATTATCTGCGCGGCGTGGGCGTGACCGACGCCAATGGCCAGGTCACCTTCACCAGCATCTTCCCCGGCTGCTATTCGGGGCGCTACCCGCATATCCATTTCGAGGTCTATCCGAGCCTGGCGCGCGCCACCAGCTACGCCAATCGCGTGCTGACGTCGCAATTCGCCATGCCGGCCGACGCCTGCAACACGGTTTATGCCACCAGCGGCTATACCAGCAGCAAGAGCAATTTCGCCAGCATATCGACCAGCAGCGACAATGTGTTCGGCGACAATACGTCTGCGCAGGTGACGGCGATGACACCGGCGATGACCGGCGACGTCACCAACGGCTATACCGGCACGGTGACGGTCGGGCTGGCGATTTGA